The following are encoded together in the Salmonella enterica subsp. enterica serovar Choleraesuis genome:
- a CDS encoding MltR family transcriptional regulator: protein MEQPSQAIENRILERLNAGKNVRSLFIYAVELLTDIVGDLVLQAFRKDDYAVKYAVGPLLSGNGPLGALSIRLKLIYGLGIISRHEYEDCELVMALYEELKHDRADYSFSDDEIVGPIGELHCISALPPAPPANFNDPALTHMQHQRYQQVIRSTLVLALTTLLAGIGVKKAFGH from the coding sequence ATGGAACAACCATCACAGGCGATAGAAAACCGCATTCTGGAACGCTTAAACGCCGGTAAAAATGTCCGCAGCTTATTTATTTACGCAGTAGAGTTGCTGACCGATATCGTCGGTGATCTGGTTTTGCAGGCTTTTCGCAAAGACGATTATGCGGTGAAGTATGCCGTTGGCCCGCTGCTTAGCGGTAACGGGCCGTTAGGGGCATTATCGATTCGTTTGAAGCTCATTTACGGGCTGGGCATCATTAGCCGACATGAGTATGAAGATTGCGAGCTGGTGATGGCGCTGTATGAAGAGCTGAAGCACGACCGGGCAGATTACAGCTTCAGCGACGATGAAATTGTTGGCCCCATTGGCGAATTACACTGCATCAGCGCTTTGCCGCCGGCTCCCCCGGCTAATTTCAACGATCCGGCATTAACGCATATGCAGCATCAGCGTTATCAGCAGGTCATTCGATCGACCCTGGTACTAGCGCTGACAACGCTACTGGCGGGAATAGGCGTGAAGAAAGCATTCGGGCATTAG
- the mtlD gene encoding mannitol-1-phosphate 5-dehydrogenase — MKALHFGAGNIGRGFIGKLLADAGISLTFADVNQVVLDAINARHSYQVHVVGEQQQIDTVSGVNAVSSTGDEVIELITQVDLITTAVGPVVLGLIAPAIAAGLTKRHQNGNNSPLNIIACENMVRGTSQLKAHVLKALPASEHSWVEEHVGFVDSAVDRIVPPSESAAHDPLEVTVETFSEWIVDETQFKGPIPRIPGMEPTDNLMAFVERKLFTLNTGHAITAYLGQLAGLQTIRDAILDPKIRQIVKGAMEESGSVLIKRYGFDPGKHDAYIGKILGRFENPYLKDDVERVGRQPLRKLSAGDRLIKPLLGTLEYGLPHAFLVQGIAAAMHYHSDQDPQAKELAELIATLGPQAALAQVSGLDANSDVVAQVMAAYKAQA; from the coding sequence ATGAAAGCATTACATTTTGGCGCAGGTAACATTGGTCGTGGCTTTATCGGTAAACTTCTGGCGGATGCAGGTATCAGCCTGACTTTTGCCGATGTAAACCAGGTGGTCCTGGATGCGATTAACGCCCGCCATAGCTATCAGGTGCATGTGGTTGGCGAGCAGCAGCAGATTGATACCGTTTCCGGCGTTAATGCAGTAAGCAGCACCGGTGACGAAGTTATTGAGCTGATCACTCAGGTTGATTTAATCACTACTGCCGTCGGTCCGGTCGTGCTTGGACTTATCGCACCGGCCATTGCCGCAGGCCTTACTAAGCGCCATCAAAATGGTAACAACTCCCCGCTCAACATCATCGCCTGCGAAAACATGGTACGCGGCACCAGCCAGCTTAAAGCACATGTACTGAAAGCGCTGCCTGCCTCTGAGCACTCCTGGGTTGAAGAGCACGTTGGCTTCGTTGACTCCGCCGTTGACCGTATCGTCCCACCGTCTGAATCTGCGGCGCACGATCCTCTGGAAGTTACGGTAGAAACTTTCAGTGAGTGGATTGTCGATGAAACTCAGTTTAAGGGGCCAATTCCGCGGATCCCGGGCATGGAGCCGACCGATAATCTGATGGCATTTGTCGAACGTAAACTGTTTACCCTGAACACCGGCCACGCAATTACGGCTTATCTGGGTCAGCTTGCAGGATTGCAAACTATCCGCGATGCGATTCTCGACCCTAAAATCCGCCAGATTGTTAAAGGAGCCATGGAAGAGAGCGGATCGGTGCTGATCAAGCGCTATGGCTTCGATCCGGGTAAACACGATGCTTATATCGGTAAAATTCTGGGCCGCTTTGAAAACCCTTATCTGAAAGACGATGTAGAACGCGTAGGCCGCCAGCCGCTGCGTAAACTCAGCGCAGGCGATCGTCTGATTAAACCTCTGCTCGGTACTCTGGAATACGGCCTGCCGCACGCATTTCTGGTTCAGGGGATTGCCGCCGCTATGCATTACCATAGCGACCAGGATCCTCAGGCTAAAGAACTGGCGGAACTTATCGCTACTCTTGGCCCACAGGCAGCCCTTGCACAAGTCTCAGGGCTGGACGCAAATAGCGACGTTGTAGCCCAGGTAATGGCCGCTTATAAAGCTCAGGCATGA
- the mtlA gene encoding PTS mannitol transporter subunit IICBA, which produces MSSDFKIKVQSFGRFLSNMVMPNIGAFIAWGIITALFIPTGWLPNETLAKLVGPMITYLLPLLIGYTGGRLVGGDRGGVVGAITTMGVIVGADMPMFLGSMIAGPLGGYCIKKFDAAVDGKIKSGFEMLVNNFSAGIIGMILAILAFLGIGPAVEVLSKLLAAGVNFMVVHDMLPLASIFVEPAKILFLNNAINHGIFSPLGIQQSHDIGKSIFFLIEANPGPGMGVLLAYMFFGRGSAKQSAGGAAIIHFLGGIHEIYFPYVLMNPRLIIAVILGGMTGVFTLTMLNGGLVSPASPGSILAVLAMTPKGAYFANIAAICAAMLVSFVVSAILLKTSKTKEEDDLDAATQRMQDMKGASKGVPATAEAATTTGDLSSVRKIIVACDAGMGSSAMGAGVLRKKVQDAGLGDISVSNCAINALPGDVDLVITHRDLTERAMRQAPHAQHISLTNFLDSGLYSDLVSRLVAAQRHTENETKVLTSLKDSFDEPEAQLFRLGADNVFLGLSATNKEQAIRFAGEQLVKGGYVEPEYVEAMMDREKLTPTYLGESIAVPHGTVEAKDRVLKTGVVFCQYPQGVRFGEEEDDIARLVIGIAARNNEHIQVITSLTNALDDESVIEKLASTTSVDEVLALLSGNKPA; this is translated from the coding sequence ATGTCATCCGATTTTAAGATCAAAGTTCAAAGCTTTGGTCGCTTTCTCAGCAACATGGTAATGCCGAATATTGGCGCATTTATCGCCTGGGGTATTATCACCGCACTCTTCATTCCAACCGGATGGTTGCCTAACGAAACCCTGGCCAAATTAGTCGGCCCGATGATCACTTATCTGCTGCCACTGCTTATCGGTTATACCGGTGGGCGTCTGGTGGGCGGTGACCGTGGCGGCGTAGTGGGTGCCATCACAACCATGGGCGTTATCGTCGGCGCGGATATGCCGATGTTCCTCGGTTCAATGATTGCGGGCCCGCTGGGCGGCTACTGCATCAAGAAATTCGATGCCGCGGTAGATGGCAAAATCAAATCCGGCTTCGAGATGCTGGTTAACAACTTCTCCGCCGGTATTATCGGCATGATCCTGGCAATTCTGGCATTCCTTGGAATCGGCCCGGCGGTGGAAGTGCTGTCTAAGCTGCTGGCAGCTGGCGTTAATTTCATGGTGGTGCACGATATGCTGCCGCTGGCCTCTATCTTCGTAGAGCCGGCAAAAATCCTGTTCCTCAATAACGCCATTAACCACGGTATCTTCTCGCCTCTGGGTATCCAGCAGTCGCATGATATCGGTAAATCTATTTTCTTCCTGATTGAAGCCAACCCAGGCCCGGGTATGGGTGTGCTGCTGGCATACATGTTCTTTGGCCGCGGCAGCGCGAAACAGTCTGCTGGCGGTGCGGCTATCATCCACTTCCTGGGTGGTATCCACGAAATCTACTTCCCGTATGTTCTGATGAATCCACGTCTGATCATCGCCGTAATCCTCGGCGGTATGACCGGCGTATTTACTCTGACCATGCTGAACGGCGGCCTGGTATCTCCGGCCTCTCCGGGTTCTATCCTGGCCGTGCTGGCGATGACGCCAAAAGGTGCTTACTTCGCGAATATCGCCGCTATTTGCGCTGCGATGCTGGTTTCCTTCGTAGTCTCCGCCATTCTGCTGAAAACCAGCAAAACCAAAGAAGAAGATGATCTGGATGCCGCTACCCAGCGCATGCAGGACATGAAAGGCGCGTCTAAAGGCGTACCGGCTACCGCTGAAGCGGCAACCACTACCGGTGACCTGAGCTCGGTTCGCAAGATCATCGTGGCCTGTGATGCCGGTATGGGTTCCAGCGCCATGGGTGCCGGCGTGCTGCGCAAGAAAGTTCAGGATGCAGGCCTTGGCGATATTTCGGTAAGCAACTGTGCCATCAACGCCCTGCCAGGCGATGTTGACCTGGTTATTACCCATCGGGATCTGACCGAGCGCGCCATGCGCCAGGCCCCACATGCCCAGCATATTTCCCTGACCAACTTCCTGGATAGCGGCCTGTATAGCGACCTGGTAAGCCGCCTGGTAGCCGCACAGCGCCACACCGAAAACGAAACCAAAGTTCTGACCAGCCTGAAAGACAGTTTCGATGAGCCGGAAGCTCAGCTGTTCCGCCTCGGCGCAGACAACGTGTTCCTCGGCCTGAGTGCTACTAATAAAGAGCAGGCAATCCGCTTTGCCGGTGAGCAACTGGTCAAAGGCGGCTACGTCGAGCCGGAATATGTCGAAGCAATGATGGATCGCGAAAAGCTGACACCAACCTATCTGGGCGAATCGATTGCGGTTCCACACGGCACTGTAGAAGCCAAAGACCGCGTGCTGAAGACCGGCGTAGTGTTCTGCCAGTACCCACAAGGCGTGCGCTTCGGTGAAGAAGAAGATGACATCGCTCGCCTGGTTATCGGTATCGCGGCCCGCAATAACGAACACATCCAGGTTATCACCAGCCTGACTAACGCCCTGGATGATGAGTCTGTTATCGAGAAACTGGCCTCTACCACCAGCGTTGACGAGGTTTTAGCCCTGCTGTCCGGCAATAAACCAGCCTAA
- a CDS encoding glutathione S-transferase gives MKLIGSYTSPYVRKISVILLEQGMAFEFVNAQPWEPDSPISRYNPLGKVPALVDEQGRVWFDSPVIAGLLAHNAEGPKLLPDEPMAALEVRQLEALADGILDVAVISVRERQRPPAHQSPQELVRQREKIERSLDWLEQEIAAGKIVAEPLNIGTIAVGCAVDYLNFRRVLAGWCAGRPHLVALLDKLLQRSSFARTAPPTA, from the coding sequence ATGAAGCTGATTGGTAGTTACACCAGCCCTTATGTGCGCAAAATATCGGTGATTCTTCTTGAGCAGGGAATGGCGTTCGAATTCGTCAATGCTCAGCCATGGGAGCCAGATAGCCCTATCAGCCGCTATAACCCGCTGGGCAAGGTGCCGGCACTGGTCGATGAACAGGGGCGAGTGTGGTTTGATTCGCCGGTTATCGCCGGGCTGCTGGCGCACAATGCCGAAGGGCCGAAGCTACTACCCGATGAGCCGATGGCGGCCCTAGAGGTGCGTCAGCTTGAGGCGCTGGCCGATGGCATCCTTGATGTTGCCGTTATCTCCGTTCGCGAACGTCAGCGCCCGCCGGCACATCAATCCCCGCAAGAACTGGTGCGCCAGCGAGAAAAAATAGAGCGTTCTCTGGACTGGCTGGAGCAGGAGATTGCTGCCGGAAAGATTGTTGCCGAGCCGCTGAATATCGGCACGATCGCGGTGGGCTGCGCCGTGGATTATCTTAATTTTCGCCGCGTGCTGGCCGGATGGTGCGCCGGGCGTCCGCATTTAGTGGCACTGCTGGATAAGCTCTTGCAACGCAGCAGCTTCGCCCGCACAGCACCGCCAACAGCCTGA
- the selA gene encoding L-seryl-tRNA(Sec) selenium transferase, which yields MNQSALYGQLPATDRLLRDAAFQTLLTQYGHRQVVATLHQLQDEARLAIRSRQQLPVWQGDWAAEASRRLKHGQCSALRPVFNLSGTVLHTNLGRAQQAEAAVAAVSAAMRSPLTLEYDLDGAGRGHRDRAVATLLCELTGAEDACIVNNNAAAVLLMLAACADGGEVVVSRGELVEIGGAFRIPDVMRQAGCQLHEVGTTNRTHLRDYRQAINPQTSLLMKVHTSNYHIDGFTASVSEEELAQLGAEHNIPVVADLGSGSLIDMTAWGLPAEPMPQSLIAAGVSMVSFSGDKLLGGPQAGIIVGKRELIARLQSHPLKRALRADKMTLAALEATLQLYKHPEALCERLPTLRFLTRSAQEIEAQARRLLEPLVAHYGQTFSVQVEPCLAQIGSGSLPVDRLPGFAITFAPLSGRGSELTALADRLRSVDKPVIGRIHDGRLWLDLRCLDDENGLMEMLLS from the coding sequence ATGAACCAATCTGCGCTTTATGGCCAGCTACCGGCCACCGATCGGCTGCTGCGAGATGCGGCATTTCAGACCTTACTCACTCAATATGGACACCGGCAGGTTGTAGCCACGCTACACCAGTTGCAGGACGAGGCCCGGCTGGCTATTCGTTCCCGCCAGCAGCTGCCGGTCTGGCAGGGGGACTGGGCAGCGGAGGCGAGCCGCCGACTGAAGCATGGGCAGTGTAGTGCTTTGCGCCCGGTGTTTAACCTCAGCGGTACAGTTTTGCATACCAACCTTGGCCGCGCTCAGCAGGCTGAAGCTGCGGTTGCTGCCGTTAGCGCGGCAATGCGTTCGCCCCTCACCCTGGAGTACGACCTGGATGGCGCAGGGCGTGGGCATCGCGATCGCGCGGTAGCGACTCTGCTGTGTGAACTTACCGGGGCGGAAGATGCCTGCATCGTAAATAACAATGCGGCGGCGGTGCTGCTGATGCTGGCGGCCTGTGCCGATGGTGGTGAGGTCGTTGTTTCTCGAGGTGAATTGGTAGAAATCGGCGGTGCGTTTCGCATTCCAGATGTGATGCGTCAGGCCGGTTGCCAGCTGCATGAAGTGGGGACCACTAACCGTACGCATCTGCGAGATTATCGTCAGGCGATTAATCCGCAAACTTCCCTGTTAATGAAGGTTCATACCAGTAACTACCATATTGATGGCTTTACCGCTTCCGTCAGTGAAGAAGAGCTGGCGCAGCTGGGGGCTGAGCACAATATTCCGGTCGTGGCCGATCTTGGCAGCGGCTCGCTGATTGATATGACGGCCTGGGGGCTTCCCGCCGAGCCAATGCCGCAAAGCCTGATTGCCGCTGGCGTCAGTATGGTTAGCTTCTCCGGCGATAAGCTGCTCGGGGGGCCGCAGGCGGGGATTATTGTCGGTAAGCGCGAGCTGATAGCCCGTCTGCAATCCCATCCATTAAAGCGGGCGCTACGGGCCGACAAGATGACTCTGGCCGCGCTGGAGGCCACTTTGCAGCTATATAAACACCCGGAGGCTCTTTGCGAGCGGCTGCCCACATTGCGCTTTCTTACTCGAAGTGCGCAGGAAATTGAGGCCCAGGCTCGCCGATTACTTGAACCTCTTGTGGCCCACTATGGGCAGACGTTTAGCGTTCAGGTAGAACCATGTCTGGCACAGATTGGTAGCGGCTCGCTGCCGGTCGACAGGCTGCCGGGGTTTGCTATTACTTTTGCACCACTTTCCGGGCGCGGTAGCGAGCTGACTGCGCTGGCTGATAGGTTGCGCAGTGTGGATAAACCGGTTATTGGCCGCATTCATGATGGGCGCCTGTGGCTGGATTTACGTTGTCTGGATGATGAAAACGGCTTAATGGAGATGTTGTTGTCATGA